The DNA sequence ACCATCGGCGAAGCCGCCCGGTGGGTCACCTTCTACGTGGGCGTGGCGGTCCTGTTCGGCCTGGGCATCTGGTACTTCTCGGGCGGTGTCTACGCGGGTGAGTTCTTCGCGGGGTACATCACCGAGTACTCGCTGAGCGTCGACAACCTGTTCATCTTCTTGATCATCATGACCACCTTCAAGGTGCCCGCGATCCACCAGCACAAGGTGCTGCTGATCGGCATCCTGATGGCGCTGGTCATGCGCGGCATCTTCATCGCCGTCGGCGCGGCGGTCATCGCGCAGTTCAGCTGGGTCTTCTACCTCTTCGGCGCGTTCCTCATCTACACCGGCTACAAGCTGGCGCGCACGGACCACGACGAGGAGGAAGAGGAGTACAAGGAGAACGTGGCGCTCAAGGTCGTCCGCAAGGTCTACCCGGTGACCGACAGCTACCAGGGCTCGAAGTCGTTCGTGAAGATCAACGGCAAGCGGTTCGTCACGCCGATGTTCATCGTCATCGTCGCCATCGGCACCACGGACCTGCTGTTCGCGCTCGACTCGATCCCGGCGATCTTCGGCCTGACCAAGGAGCCGTTCCTGGTCTTCACCGCGAACGCGTTCGCGCTGATGGGTCTGCGGCAGCTGTACTTCCTGCTCGGCGGCCTGCTGAACAAGCTGGTGTACCTGTCGATCGGCCTGTCGGTGATCCTCGGCTTCATCGGCGTGAAGCTGATCCTGGAGGCGCTGCACACCAACTCGCTGCCGTTCCTCAACGGCGGTGAGCCGCTGCACGTGCCCACGATCGGCATCGAGGTGTCGCTGGCGGTGATCATCGGCGTGCTGGCCATCACCACCGTCGCCAGCCTGGTCAAGGTGCGCCGGCACCCGGAGGCGGTCAAGCCGGTTCCGACGCCCAGTGACCATCTGTGAGCGTCAAAAATCTCGTGAGCCTTGCTAATGATCGGTGGGGTAACGTGCTGAAGCGTGCGCCCCGATGACTTGCAGTCGTTGACCCAGCCCGGCTCCGTGGCGGTGCGTGGGGACCTCGTCCTGGTGAACGTCTCCATCCCGGACGTCGCCGCGAACGCCTACCGGGGCGGACTGCACCGCGTCGCCCTGGACGGCGGCGGGGCCACACGGTGGACGTGGGCGGAACGCGACCTGGCACCCCGGATCTCACCGGACGGCCGCTGGGTCGCGTTCCTGCGCGTCAGCGGGCGGGGCGAGCCGCCGCAGCTGCACGTGATGCCGGCCGACGGCGGTGAGGCCCGCGCGCTGACCGACCTGGGGCTGGGCGCGGGCGTGCCGGTGTGGGCGCCGGACTCGCGGCGGCTCGCGTTCACCTCGCGGGTTCCCGAACCCGGCCGCTACGGCACGCCGCCGGTCGACGGCGGGGAGGCGCCGACGCCGGACGCCGAGGCGCCGCGGCACATCACCCGGCTCGACTACCGGATGGACGACATCGGCTTCACCGCCGACCGGCACGCGCGCCTGTTCACCGTCGACGCGCTCGACCCGGACGCCGAGCCGGTGGAGCTGACCGGCGGCACGTTCTCCGCGGCGGACCCCGCCTGGACCGCCGACGGCGCGGCCGTGCTGTTCCTGGCCGAGCGCGACCTCGGCGCGGCCGAGGGTTTCCACAACGACGTCTACCGCGTGCCCGCCACCGGCGGCGAGCCCGAGCTGGTGGTGCGCGCCCCCGGCGCGGCGATGCTCCCGGTCGCGCTGCCCGACGGCGGCCTGCTCTTCTACTCGCCCGAGCACGCGCCCAGCACGTCGGCCGTCGCGCGCAACACGAGCCTGTGGCGGTTCGACGGCGAGGGGCTGACCCGGCTCACCGACACGGAGACCGTCGACTGCGAGAAGGCCGCCGGCGCACCGGTGGTGACCGACGCGGGCGTGCTGGTGGCGGTCCGCAACCGGGGCGCGGTCGAGCTGCGCCGCGTGCCGCTGGACGCCGTCGACGCCGTGCTGGCCGACCTGGAGCTGCTCGCGGGCGAGCAGGCCGAGGTGAAGTCGTTCGCCGCGGACGGCGACCGGGTCGTGGCCGTGGTGTCGCGGGCGGACAACACCGGCGAGGTCGAGCTCGTCGGCGGCGGCGTGCTCACCGACTTCGGCTCCGCCGTGCCGCTGCGGCCGGCGGTCGAGCTGACCGGCACCGCGCCGGACGGCTACCCGGTGCACGGCTGGCTCGTGCTGCCCGAGGGCGAGGGGCCGCACCCGGTGCTGCTCGCCGTGCACGGCGGCCCGTTCATGTACCACGGCTGGGGCTTCTTCGACGAGGCGCAGGTGTACGCCGCGGCCGGGTACGCGGTCGTGCTGCCCAACCCGCGCGGGTCCGCCGGGTACGGCCAGGCGCACGGCCAGGCCGTGATCGGCGGCTTCGGCACGGTCGACGTGGACGACATCCTCGCCGTGCTGGACGTCGCGCTGGAGCGGCCCGGGCTCGACGCCGACCGCGTCGGCGTGATGGGCGGCTCCTACGGCGGCTTCATGACCTCCTGGCTGGCCGCGCACCACGGCGAGCGGTTCCGCGCCGCGTGGAGCGAGCGCGCCGTCAACGCGTGGGACTCGTTCGCCGGGTCGTCGGACATCGGCTGGTTCTTCACCGACGCCTACTGCGGGCCCGGCCTGGAGGCGCAGCGCGCGATGAGCCCGCTGACCTACGCCGAGAAGATCACCATGCCGTTCATGGTGGTGCACTCCGAGCACGACTGGCGCTGCCCGCTGGAGCAGGCGCAGCGGCTGTTCGTGGCGCTGCGCCGCAACGGCGTCGAGGCCGAGATGCTGGTGTTCCCCGGCGAGGGCCACGAGCTGACCCGCTCGGGCAAGCCGCGCCACCGGGCGCAGCGGTTCGAGGCCGTGCTGGACTGGTGGGCGCGCCACTTGGCCTGAACCGGTCGGAATCACGGGTCTCCCTCCTCCGCGAGCGGCACACTGGTCCCTTGCGGAGGAGGTCCGACGTGATGGTGATCCCATCGACCTGGCCCACCGGCACGTACCTCGCGACGGTGTCCGCCACCGGCCGCGAGGCGCTGCTGCGCCTGGGCGTGCAGAAGGTGTTCCGGCGCGGTGAACCGCTGGTGCGCGAGTCCGACGCGTCCGACCACCTGATCCTGCTCGTCCAAGGCCTGGTGAAGGCCACGGTGACGCTGGAGAACGGGCGGGTCGCGCTGCTCAACGTCAAGGTGGGCGGCGACCTGGTCGGCGAGATGGCGTTCCTGAGCGGCAAGCCGCGCTCGGCGACCGTGACCGCGTGCGTCGACACCCGCGCGCGGGTGATCACCTCCGCGCAGTTCACCGACTTCCTCACCCGGTACCCGGCCGCCCACTTCGACCTCGACAAGATGATCCTGCGCACGCTGGAGTGGGGCGAGCAGCGGCGCATGGACTTCAACGGCTACCCGGCGTCGGTGCGGCTGGCCCGGGTGCTGGCCTACCTCACCGACGCCTACGGTCAGCAGGGCCCCGACGGCATCGCGTTGAAGCTCAACCTGACCCAGGGCGAGATCGGGTCGCTCGTCGGCGTGGAGGAGGACACCGCACGCCGGGAGTTCCGCACGCTGCGCGACCGCGGTGTCATCACCATGGGGTACCGGGCCACCACGATCGTGGATCGGGACGTGCTGCGGCAGATCGCCGAGCTGTGAAACGGGAAACCCGGTGATCGCCCTACTTCCGGGGGCGGACGGGCGCGATGCTCCTCGTGTGACGCTGGAAATGGTGACGCCCCTCCGCGGCCTGGTGTACCGCCTCGTGGTGGCCGTGGACGTCGAGGGCTACAGCAAGCTCGACGCGCTGGACCAGTCGCTGGTCCAGTCGCGGCTGAGCGACGTGCTGGACGTGGCCGCCCGCAAGGCCGGGCTGGACCGCGACCTGTGGTACCGGCAGGTGCGCGGCGACGGCGAACTGGCCGTGCTGCCCACCGACGCCGACGCCGCGTGGGTGGTCGCCCACCTCACCGAGCAGCTGGTCGAGGCGTTGGCCGACCTGCGCCGCGCGGGCACGCCGCTGCGGATGCGCGTGGCCATGCACTGCGGCCCGCTCACCGCCGGCGCGTTCGGCCTGGTCGGCGACGCGCCGATCGTGACCTGCCGGCTGCTCGACGCCAAGGTGGTCCGCGACGCGCTGGCCGGCGCGGCCGACGAGGACCTGGTGCTGGTGATCTCGCAGCAGCTGCACGACGACGTCGTGCGCACCCGGTTCCACGACCTGGACCCGTCCCGGTTCCGCCCGACCCGTTTCCGGGTGAAGAACCAGGTGTACGCGGGCTACCTGTGCGCGGGCGCGCCCCGGCGGGGTTGGCCCAATGGCTAGCGGACCACGTGGTGGTTGCGGCACGCTCTGAAGGATGCAGTGGACCGTGCGGGCCGGACGGCCCGACGACGCGCCCGAGATCGCCCGGATCAACGTGGACGCGTGGCAGCACTCGTACCGGGGGATAGTGGACGACCCGGTGCTGGACCGGATGCTGCCCGAGAGCAGGCTCCCGGCGTGGGCGCGCGTGCTGCGGCTGCCCGAACCCAGTCGGGTGTTCGTCGCGGTCGACGAGAGCACGGGCCGGATCGGCGCGTACTGCGCGGTCGACGCGGTCCGCGAGGCCAAGGACGCGCACCCCGACCTGCACACCGGCGAGCTGGTGGCGATCTACGCCGACCCCCGCTACCACGGTCGGGGCGCGGGCCACGAGGTGCACGAGGCCGGGCTGCGCCACCTGATGGACCAGGGGTTCCGGTACGCGGTCCTGTGGGTCTTCCAGGACAACGCCCGCAGCCGCGGGTTCTACGAGTCGCACGGCTGGCGGCACGACGGGCTGGTGCACCGCTACGAGCTGGGCGGCCAGGAACTGCCCGAGGTCCGCTACGGCCGGTTCCTCCCCGCGCCGCGCCGGCGGCGTCAGCCGAGCAGGGTGTAGTTCAGCTCCTCGCACACGCGCGCCAGCGGCAGGTCGAGGCCGGGGTGCTCCAGCGGCAGCAGCACGTCCGGCGAGGCGGGCAGGCCCGTGCCGCCCGGCGGGTCCCACAGGCACACCGCCGGGGCGCCGGAGTCCATCGACGAGCGGTACCACAGGCCGTCCAGCTCGGGGTAGGCCGCGCGGATCGCCCGCGCCCACTGCTGGGTGAGCGCCTTGGGCCCGGAGCTGATCTCCTGCGACGCGCCCGCGCGGGTCGGCCACAGGCCGGTGAGGTCGAGCAGCCGCAGCGTCCGGCGGGGCCGCAGGATCACCAGGAACGGGCTGCGCGTGCGCCGGTCCACCACCGACGTCGCCTGGAACACCTCGGCCACCGACGTCCGCACGGTCAGGCCGAAGTAGAGCACCCCTTGGTCGTGGGCGTGCGTCGGCGAGCCGTCCGGGCCGGGCTGCTGGGTGTCGAACCGCGCGTGCGGCAGCGGACCGGTGTAGCGGAAGCTGTTCCACCGCTGCGGGTGCAGCCCCTTCGCGGCGAAGACGCGCACCAGCCGGGTGGCGCGGTGCACCGCCACGACGTCCTCGGTGCGGCGCAGGTTCGCCTGGAGCACAGCGGGAGAAGGCGGCTGGGGTAGCCGTGACATGCGTGTCCAAGGTTCTCGGCGACAGGGATCGGCGGCCGGGGTCGGGTGGGCCCGGTCCGGCGGGATGGGCCGGCCGGGGTCAGGCGGGCGTGCCCACCTGCTCGGCCAGCGCGGCCACGCGACGGGGTTCGCCGCCGGCCAGCAGCCACTCGCGCGGTGTCGTGGGCGCGCCGTCCACCACCAGGTCCTCCTGCTCGGTCGTCATGAACCCGGCGACCACGAGCGCGGGCTGGTCCGGCGGCACGGCCGCGAGCACGGCCTCCAGGCCCGGCAGGACCCCGGCGCCCGCGAACTGCCAGGCGGGCAGCCGCCAGCTCCCCCGGTCCTTCCAGCCGACCAGGCGGCCGACGCCGAGCCGGTGCCGGATGCGGCTGGTGTCGACGCCGAGCTGCCGCGCGGCCTCGGCGACGGTCAACGCGGAGTCCCGGAGCACGGCGTGCGCCACCACGGTCCGCGCGCGTCCCTGGTCGTCGGTGACGCGGTGCGGGCTCAGGTCGAGGCCGACGTCCTCCAGCGCGTCGCGCTGGTCGGGCGGGAAGTAGCTCGCCGGGTCCGGATGGGGTGGGGCCAGCTTCTTCGCCGCGTCGGCCACGAGCGACAGGAACTCGTCGGGGGTGACCTGCAAGCCTGCCTTGGCCAAGACCGCCTCCAGCGCGGGACTCATGCGCACAGGGTATCCCGTGCGTGCGCTTCTGTGCGCATACGTAACCCGATCGTCGGAGGCTGTCGACAGAGTGCGCACAATCACTGACTCTACGTAAACGAACGAGGTCGAGCACGGTGACCTCGGCCTCATTCGAGTGTGAGGCGAGGTGAGGGCGGGTGAGGGCCGGTCAGGCGCTGCCGGTGATCAGCGCGACCGCGCGGTCCCGGGTCGCCTCGTCCACCTCGCCGAGCCGGAAGCCGCGGGCCACGATGTGCGCGACCAGCTCCGGCTCCGGCGGCAGGCCGTGCTTGCGCAGGTAGTGCGGCACCGCGCCGGCCCAGATCCAGGCGCCGTCGGTGCGGAAGTTCAGCGGCACGTCCTGGTCACCGGGCACGAACTCGTCCACGTCGAGGTGGCGCGCGGCCAGCACGACCGGCGCGCCCTCCAGGTACGTCAGCAGCGCGTCGGCCAGCTGCGGGTCGATCATCTGCCGGTTC is a window from the Saccharothrix saharensis genome containing:
- a CDS encoding TerC family protein codes for the protein MSVPVWLWFATIAGLVVLLAIDLFIVDRKPHEVTIGEAARWVTFYVGVAVLFGLGIWYFSGGVYAGEFFAGYITEYSLSVDNLFIFLIIMTTFKVPAIHQHKVLLIGILMALVMRGIFIAVGAAVIAQFSWVFYLFGAFLIYTGYKLARTDHDEEEEEYKENVALKVVRKVYPVTDSYQGSKSFVKINGKRFVTPMFIVIVAIGTTDLLFALDSIPAIFGLTKEPFLVFTANAFALMGLRQLYFLLGGLLNKLVYLSIGLSVILGFIGVKLILEALHTNSLPFLNGGEPLHVPTIGIEVSLAVIIGVLAITTVASLVKVRRHPEAVKPVPTPSDHL
- a CDS encoding S9 family peptidase, translating into MRPDDLQSLTQPGSVAVRGDLVLVNVSIPDVAANAYRGGLHRVALDGGGATRWTWAERDLAPRISPDGRWVAFLRVSGRGEPPQLHVMPADGGEARALTDLGLGAGVPVWAPDSRRLAFTSRVPEPGRYGTPPVDGGEAPTPDAEAPRHITRLDYRMDDIGFTADRHARLFTVDALDPDAEPVELTGGTFSAADPAWTADGAAVLFLAERDLGAAEGFHNDVYRVPATGGEPELVVRAPGAAMLPVALPDGGLLFYSPEHAPSTSAVARNTSLWRFDGEGLTRLTDTETVDCEKAAGAPVVTDAGVLVAVRNRGAVELRRVPLDAVDAVLADLELLAGEQAEVKSFAADGDRVVAVVSRADNTGEVELVGGGVLTDFGSAVPLRPAVELTGTAPDGYPVHGWLVLPEGEGPHPVLLAVHGGPFMYHGWGFFDEAQVYAAAGYAVVLPNPRGSAGYGQAHGQAVIGGFGTVDVDDILAVLDVALERPGLDADRVGVMGGSYGGFMTSWLAAHHGERFRAAWSERAVNAWDSFAGSSDIGWFFTDAYCGPGLEAQRAMSPLTYAEKITMPFMVVHSEHDWRCPLEQAQRLFVALRRNGVEAEMLVFPGEGHELTRSGKPRHRAQRFEAVLDWWARHLA
- a CDS encoding Crp/Fnr family transcriptional regulator, which gives rise to MVIPSTWPTGTYLATVSATGREALLRLGVQKVFRRGEPLVRESDASDHLILLVQGLVKATVTLENGRVALLNVKVGGDLVGEMAFLSGKPRSATVTACVDTRARVITSAQFTDFLTRYPAAHFDLDKMILRTLEWGEQRRMDFNGYPASVRLARVLAYLTDAYGQQGPDGIALKLNLTQGEIGSLVGVEEDTARREFRTLRDRGVITMGYRATTIVDRDVLRQIAEL
- a CDS encoding GNAT family N-acetyltransferase, with amino-acid sequence MQWTVRAGRPDDAPEIARINVDAWQHSYRGIVDDPVLDRMLPESRLPAWARVLRLPEPSRVFVAVDESTGRIGAYCAVDAVREAKDAHPDLHTGELVAIYADPRYHGRGAGHEVHEAGLRHLMDQGFRYAVLWVFQDNARSRGFYESHGWRHDGLVHRYELGGQELPEVRYGRFLPAPRRRRQPSRV
- a CDS encoding RES family NAD+ phosphorylase, producing the protein MSRLPQPPSPAVLQANLRRTEDVVAVHRATRLVRVFAAKGLHPQRWNSFRYTGPLPHARFDTQQPGPDGSPTHAHDQGVLYFGLTVRTSVAEVFQATSVVDRRTRSPFLVILRPRRTLRLLDLTGLWPTRAGASQEISSGPKALTQQWARAIRAAYPELDGLWYRSSMDSGAPAVCLWDPPGGTGLPASPDVLLPLEHPGLDLPLARVCEELNYTLLG
- a CDS encoding DNA-binding protein; translated protein: MSPALEAVLAKAGLQVTPDEFLSLVADAAKKLAPPHPDPASYFPPDQRDALEDVGLDLSPHRVTDDQGRARTVVAHAVLRDSALTVAEAARQLGVDTSRIRHRLGVGRLVGWKDRGSWRLPAWQFAGAGVLPGLEAVLAAVPPDQPALVVAGFMTTEQEDLVVDGAPTTPREWLLAGGEPRRVAALAEQVGTPA